In Drosophila bipectinata strain 14024-0381.07 chromosome 2R, DbipHiC1v2, whole genome shotgun sequence, one genomic interval encodes:
- the LOC108133214 gene encoding beta-1,3-galactosyltransferase 1 gives MSTSWVVATGEEQCTLLPTVSSTRSGAGSDEETPNGTIRTKVKLRQLQRGSRAPLPLPRNLRRLGCCTLSVFFMVLMLLVYLPLMDVRKRCAGLPDWTLETSRSVSDYIDAGPALIVPKDFCRNKTFLVIAVCTGMGNFVQRQTIRETWGNTTEFNYPAFVKLHGHLKGSYLDVMPSRLKMYADYFNGTDSTLTATVRIVFILGRNKDESLVGNETLTRIHNEAEQYNDIIQENFVDSYNNLTLKSVMALKHVARSCFNSTAFFLKCDDDTFVNIPNLLHFLLGGTIPLYNDTLDYHDRTTYLAKLPSNRLNASTEVMYGHQFCKVTPVSDVTSKWYMPAYMYAPTAYPKYLSGAGYLLSIDVVQRLYEAALNTTLVYLEDVYITGLCAQRAGIPRHHHPLFSFSHSKHLCAFKGTIAQHQVKDDSMAEAWNFVSDYSIKCPPPERFFSQIRLRKRPVC, from the exons ATGAGCACATCATGGGTGGTAGCGACCGGCGAGGAGCAGTGCACCTTGTTGCCGACGGTAAGCTCCACCAGATCTGGAGCTGGATCCGACGAAGAGACACCAAATGGAACTATCCGAACCAAAGTTAAGTTACGGCAATTACAGCGCGGATCTCGAGCGCCTCTGCCTTTGCCAAGGAATCTGCGACGGCTCGGATGCTGTACCCTAAGCGTCTTTTTTATGGTTCTGATGCTTCTAGTCTACCTGCCACTCATGGACGTCCGCAAGCGTTGTG CTGGCTTGCCTGACTGGACGCTGGAGACCTCCCGCAGTGTATCCGATTACATAGACGCAGGACCAGCGCTCATTGTGCCGAAGGACTTTTGCCGGAACAAGACATTCCTGGTAATTGCCGTCTGCACGGGAATGGGAAACTTCGTCCAGCGGCAGACAATTCGAGAAACCTGGGGCAACACCACAGAGTTTAACTACCCCGCCTTTGTAAAACTACATGGTCACCTAAAAGGAAGCTATCTGGACGTGATGCCGTCGCGTCTAAAGATGTATGCAGACTACTTCAACGGAACAGACTCCACCCTCACCGCCACAGTACGAATTGTGTTTATTCTGGGCCGCAATAAGGATGAGTCACTTGTGGGAAACGAGACTCTGACTCGGATCCATAATGAAGCCGAGCAGTACAACGACATTATCCAGGAGAATTTCGTGGACAGCTACAATAACTTGACTCTGAAATCTGTGATGGCTTTGAAGCACGTAGCTCGAAGTTGCTTCAACTCCACGGCCTTCTTCCTCAAGTGCGATGATGATACATTTGTGAACATCCCAAATCTGCTGCACTTCCTCCTCGGCGGTACAATTCCGCTCTACAACGATACACTTGACTATCACGATCGAACTACATACCTGGCCAAGTTGCCATCGAACCGATTGAACGCCAGCACTGAGGTTATGTACGGTCACCAGTTTTGCAAGGTGACTCCTGTAAGCGACGTAACTAGCAAGTGGTACATGCCCGCCTACATGTATGCTCCGACCGCATATCCGAAGTACCTATCCGGGGCTGGATATCTGCTCTCCATCGATGTGGTTCAGCGATTGTACGAAGCTGCCCTAAACACTACGTTAGTCTACCTGGAAGACGTTTACATCACCGGACTGTGCGCCCAGCGAGCCGGGATCCCGCGACACCACCATCCCCTGTTCAGTTTTTCGCACTCGAAACATCTGTGCGCCTTCAAGGGCACCATTGCACAGCACCAAGTGAAGGACGACAGTATGGCCGAGGCCTGGAACTTTGTGTCCGACTACTCGATAAAATGTCCTCCACCAGAGCGCTTCTTTAGCCAGATTCGACTACGCAAGAGGCCCGTTTGCTAA
- the ADD1 gene encoding transcriptional regulator ATRX isoform X1 — MSSSTPGSDAAATPSSSPLVKVEADFSGSKFEIDASLSDEERKFYLKMFSSVDLVNLRKVHCTVCRLHLGCAPVSENNIKMHPILRVTHCVKCHDFYNSGEFSKGEDGSELYCRWCGQGGEVYCCSTCPYVFCKCCIVKNLSKGVVVDIEQNENWNCFSCTSKILWPLRAQHWALVNYIQTQKRAIQALPLPEIEIRRLMLKDNSTCCRKINYLSDSMESVESNASKRSQSSPAVPKRTKPAQPPPAKRPKPASNDEVVCTPDLLSMLEPDCQLSTPNQPKLGTRLPVLPANVTTTPKIVTVEQNYTGPTPSNSSGSNGSGSGSLPMQRNSLPPPLVLSGSGIRYRQNGPSGNVVRRTVVPNPVRNSGPVFHTINGFRVDLNSAAQQDSYRLPNGRLIQVKRQVPPTQQPPAASPMGLPPGIVIRPARPTHPAVGRQSQAQGLGSNIGIYNPQNNQPQRSPQIVRIGSMNPAAASQQQAPPSNVNGGQPATAGHPGPPGPKTSTLVRRVYPDNPIGHARNQLQEQIFSAMEICTHLTGKVVSLTHSNAYNQVRGYMDLKELYIHMSYLMTYAIGRFKNLQEKCLVDMREMGFKNDANSLENGQLAAEKQASDDEDNEIEIVEPKTDTITIDSDNEDSDSTLPKKASMQSSNKSQMLVKLAQKIQERRIQPPIKKQDKHEKPIMTITSVTSAAPKAETVETSEKPTDIDVAALSSTILASLLEVDMEVPNTKFKTAATHKKQPRKKTTNKPNPALLQLERKRMEEMKRSDVKLKMKVVVKLRRAEDEFEVARRWAEDNKKRQQEYVEDTNKTTEQVGSEDTASIESPPSKDLSKSPPTTEDVEDTSMTNNEAEITNNEVPEPEEDQATLQEPEDTSNLESNKQTEKQPDTLETIEELTDGKEQISEKDQDEDPKTNKATVTENTEDKEKEHPETKDTESDQIKDTVADSNDEKVLSEKETNVDAENKDKCDDAEESPGIEKAVEEKTAEPMETGSESGEPSTGLVESMDTESLETPKELMECGLDDDIGMDGIELSDATEELIKALSRPSPAASETPKEDETDLDGNDLIDELPLETAEPPEILLREDDNDKVDSSSKQAGEAALTSTDGNEKSAEEAPGTDSVDDALPQTAPIKG, encoded by the exons ATGAGTAGCAGCACCCCCGGTAGCGATGCGGCGGCGACGCCATCGTCGTCTCCACTGGTCAAAGTGGAGGCAGACTTCTCAG GATCGAAGTTTGAAATAGATGCATCACTGTCTGACGAGGAACGTAAGTTCTACCTAAAGATGTTTTCCTCCGTGGATTTGGTGAATCTGCGTAAAGTACACTGCACAGTGTGTCGCCTCCATTTGGGATGTGCTCCAGTCTCCGAGAACAACATCAAGATGCATCCCATTCTGCGAGTGACGCACTGCGTCAAGTGCCACGATTTTTATAACAGCGGCGAGTTCTCCAAGGGTGAGGACGGCTCTGAGCTGTACTGCCGCTGGTGCGGCCAAGGCGGCGAGGTGTACTGCTGCTCGACATGTCCCTATGTCTTCTGCAAGTGTTGCATTGTGAAGAACCTCTCCAAGGGCGTGGTAGTGGACATTGAGCAGAATGAGAACTGGAACTGCTTCAGCTGCACCTCCAAGATTCTTTGGCCCCTGCGTGCCCAGCACTGGGCCCTGGTAAACTACATCCAGACTCAAAAAAG AGCGATTCAAGCGTTACCGCTGCCCGAAATCGAAATTCGTCGTCTTATGCTCAAGGATAACAGCACTTGCTGCCGGAAGATTAACTATTTGTCAGACTCGATGGAAAGCGTGGAATCGAACGCCTCCAAACGCAGCCAGAGCAGCCCAGCGGTTCCGAAGAGAACCAAACCAGCTCAGCCCCCACCGGCAAAGCGTCCCAAACCCGCTTCCAACGATGAGGTAGTCTGCACCCCGGATCTTCTCAGCATGCTAGAACCGGATTGCCAGCTATCAACACCTAACCAACCTAAATTAGGCACTCGCCTTCCGGTGCTACCCGCCAATGTCACTACCACCCCCAAGATCGTCACTGTCGAGCAGAACTACACAGGACCGACTCCCAGCAATAGTAGCGGAAGTAATGGAAGTGGAAGTGGGTCATTGCCAATGCAAAGAAACAGTCTGCCACCGCCTCTAGTCCTGAGTGGTTCGGGAATACGATACCGCCAAAATGGCCCAAGTGGTAATGTAGTGCGCCGTACAGTAGTGCCCAACCCGGTGCGAAACTCTGGTCCTGTATTCCACACTATTAACGGTTTCCGGGTGGACTTAAATAGTGCGGCACAGCAGGACTCGTATCGACTGCCAAACGGCCGTTTGATCCAAGTAAAGCGACAGGTACCCCCGACACAGCAGCCGCCGGCGGCGTCCCCAATGGGTCTTCCGCCGGGCATTGTTATCCGACCAGCGCGACCTACGCATCCAGCTGTTGGTAGACAGAGCCAGGCCCAGGGCCTTGGCAGTAACATTGGCATCTACAATCCGCAAAATAATCAGCCACAAAGATCCCCTCAGATTGTACGGATCGGAAGCATGAATCCGGCAGCTGCATCCCAACAACAAGCCCCGCCATCAAACGTAAACGGAGGTCAGCCAGCAACGGCTGGACATCCAGGCCCGCCAGGGCCCAAGACTTCAACTCTGGTGCGCCGAGTATACCCCGATAATCCGATTGGACACGCGCGGAACCAATTGCAGGAACAAATTTTCAGTGCCATGGAGATCTGCACACATCTCACGGGTAAGGTGGTGTCCCTAACCCACTCGAATGCCTACAACCAGGTGCGCGGCTATATGGATCTCAAGGAGCTCTACATTCACATGTCGTATCTAATGACATATGCCATTGGACGTTTCAAGAACCTGCAGGAGAAGTGTTTGGTGGACATGCGCGAAATGGGATTCAAGAATGATGCAAATAGCTTGGAGAATGGTCAGCTGGCAGCTG AAAAACAAGCCAGCGACGACGAGGATAATGAAATCGAAATTGTGGAACCCAAAACAGACACCATCACCATCGATTCGGACAACGAAGATAGCGACTCTACGTTGCCCAAAAAGGCATCAATGCAGTCATCCAATAAATCGCAGATGCTGGTTAAGTTGGCTCAGAAAATACAGGAGAGGAGGATCCAGCCACCGATTAAAAAACAGGATAAACATGAGAAGCCTATCATGACAATAACCTCGGTGACGTCAGCGGCTCCTAAGGCGGAGACAGTGGAGACATCGGAAAAACCGACGGACATTGATGTGGCTGCCTTAAGTTCCACAATCCTTGCCAGCTTGCTGGAGGTGGATATGGAGGTGCCAAACACCAAGTTCAAAACGGCAGCGACTCACAAAAAGCAGCCTCGCAAGAAGACAACGAACAAACCCAATCCAGCGTTACTCCAACTGGAACGGAAACGTATGGAAGAAATGAAGAGGTCCGATGTCAAGTTGAAAATGAAGGTGGTGGTGAAGTTGAGGAGAGCTGAGGATGAGTTCGAGGTTGCTCGCCGATGGGCGGAAGATAATAAGAAGCGTCAGCAAGAATATGTTGAAGATACGAACAAAACAACTGAACAAGTGGGTTCCGAGGACACTGCCTCTATTGAAAGTCCGCCAAGTAAAGACCTGTCTAAATCTCCACCTACAACCGAAGACGTAGAAGACACCTCCATGACAAACAATGAAGCTGAAATCACAAACAATGAGGTCCCCGAACCTGAAGAAGATCAGGCAACGTTACAGGAACCTGAAGATACAAGCAATTTGGAAAGCAACAAGCAAACCGAAAAACAGCCCGACACTTTGGAAACAATAGAAGAACTCACGGATGGTAAAGAACAAATATCTGAGAAGGATCAGGATGAAgacccaaaaacaaacaaagcgACTGTGACGGAAAATACTGAAGACAAAGAGAAGGAACACCCAGAAACTAAAGACACTGAAAGTGATCAAATAAAAGACACTGTTGCTGATTCTAATGACGAAAAGGTCCTTTCGGAGAAAGAAACGAATGTGGATGCGGAAAATAAGGATAAATGTGACGATGCGGAAGAAAGTCCAGGAATTGAAAAGGCTGTAGAAGAAAAGACAGCCGAGCCCATGGAAACTGGTAGTGAAAGTGGGGAACCCTCTACTGGACTCGTAGAAAGCATGGATACGGAATCGCTAGAAACTCCAAAGGAACTGATGGAATGCGGCTTGGACGACGACATAGGCATGGATGGCATAGAGCTGAGTGACGCCACAGAAGAGCTTATCAAAGCATTAAGCCGACCGAGCCCGGCTGCTTCCGAAACCCCAAAAGAAGACGAGACTGATCTGGATGGTAATGATCTAATTGATGAACTACCACTGGAGACGGCAGAGCCACCAGAAATTCTTTTAAGGGAGGATGACAACGACAAGGTAGACAGCTCATCCAAACAAGCCGGAGAAGCTGCTCTAACTAGTACGGATGGAAATGAGAAAAGTGCTGAGGAAGCACCTGGGACCGACTCAGTGGATGACGCACTTCCACAAACTGCGCCTATCAAGGGCTAG
- the ADD1 gene encoding uncharacterized protein ADD1 isoform X2, translating into MSSSTPGSDAAATPSSSPLVKVEADFSGSKFEIDASLSDEERKFYLKMFSSVDLVNLRKVHCTVCRLHLGCAPVSENNIKMHPILRVTHCVKCHDFYNSGEFSKGEDGSELYCRWCGQGGEVYCCSTCPYVFCKCCIVKNLSKGVVVDIEQNENWNCFSCTSKILWPLRAQHWALVNYIQTQKRAIQALPLPEIEIRRLMLKDNSTCCRKINYLSDSMESVESNASKRSQSSPAVPKRTKPAQPPPAKRPKPASNDEVVCTPDLLSMLEPDCQLSTPNQPKLGTRLPVLPANVTTTPKIVTVEQNYTGPTPSNSSGSNGSGSGSLPMQRNSLPPPLVLSGSGIRYRQNGPSGNVVRRTVVPNPVRNSGPVFHTINGFRVDLNSAAQQDSYRLPNGRLIQVKRQVPPTQQPPAASPMGLPPGIVIRPARPTHPAVGRQSQAQGLGSNIGIYNPQNNQPQRSPQIVRIGSMNPAAASQQQAPPSNVNGGQPATAGHPGPPGPKTSTLVRRVYPDNPIGHARNQLQEQIFSAMEICTHLTGKVVSLTHSNAYNQVRGYMDLKELYIHMSYLMTYAIGRFKNLQEKCLVDMREMGFKNDANSLENGQLAAAVDYVCYGQLEDVDLFNRGSNSFHNQVYEYRKSLHANLKEGEDCEPLPPLLPLGVRAEGDPIDEDETELPAETTIEDGNDVEEVEDLDCDDQDDLDDDLDDDDLDNEDCGELGTEESMNRNEQAHAYDRKLTRLLREYPSIWCTRHPDYGKKEVTLKQWRVIATHFPRGDDIKLRWKNIRKRYVRIERRLKQGKRFKGYFDKATNYLTNRDRPRSEWLAVDCGEDDGDGFERKQLDVIENTIENKDQKKSNLGKIKPKGVIPIDVRAIDLRIINFAKSHPVLWRKSTDPEFNSIDEQTRTSLWQNFWRSAPNYPCEYLVERWQQMYEMYKTFRLKNIKDKRAFANLELKYSKYLASLYFLYKIDEQDLRDEFEPLQDCLPNGTETVEKLKDMPDDKQFVQQLVLAMRAYPTLWNSRHGDYSDVAARERLWPEVARRLPRFKRDAKACKLRWQMAKFAYECYGREMERQRPNERKLQKLRSNFPLEEMRFLNI; encoded by the exons ATGAGTAGCAGCACCCCCGGTAGCGATGCGGCGGCGACGCCATCGTCGTCTCCACTGGTCAAAGTGGAGGCAGACTTCTCAG GATCGAAGTTTGAAATAGATGCATCACTGTCTGACGAGGAACGTAAGTTCTACCTAAAGATGTTTTCCTCCGTGGATTTGGTGAATCTGCGTAAAGTACACTGCACAGTGTGTCGCCTCCATTTGGGATGTGCTCCAGTCTCCGAGAACAACATCAAGATGCATCCCATTCTGCGAGTGACGCACTGCGTCAAGTGCCACGATTTTTATAACAGCGGCGAGTTCTCCAAGGGTGAGGACGGCTCTGAGCTGTACTGCCGCTGGTGCGGCCAAGGCGGCGAGGTGTACTGCTGCTCGACATGTCCCTATGTCTTCTGCAAGTGTTGCATTGTGAAGAACCTCTCCAAGGGCGTGGTAGTGGACATTGAGCAGAATGAGAACTGGAACTGCTTCAGCTGCACCTCCAAGATTCTTTGGCCCCTGCGTGCCCAGCACTGGGCCCTGGTAAACTACATCCAGACTCAAAAAAG AGCGATTCAAGCGTTACCGCTGCCCGAAATCGAAATTCGTCGTCTTATGCTCAAGGATAACAGCACTTGCTGCCGGAAGATTAACTATTTGTCAGACTCGATGGAAAGCGTGGAATCGAACGCCTCCAAACGCAGCCAGAGCAGCCCAGCGGTTCCGAAGAGAACCAAACCAGCTCAGCCCCCACCGGCAAAGCGTCCCAAACCCGCTTCCAACGATGAGGTAGTCTGCACCCCGGATCTTCTCAGCATGCTAGAACCGGATTGCCAGCTATCAACACCTAACCAACCTAAATTAGGCACTCGCCTTCCGGTGCTACCCGCCAATGTCACTACCACCCCCAAGATCGTCACTGTCGAGCAGAACTACACAGGACCGACTCCCAGCAATAGTAGCGGAAGTAATGGAAGTGGAAGTGGGTCATTGCCAATGCAAAGAAACAGTCTGCCACCGCCTCTAGTCCTGAGTGGTTCGGGAATACGATACCGCCAAAATGGCCCAAGTGGTAATGTAGTGCGCCGTACAGTAGTGCCCAACCCGGTGCGAAACTCTGGTCCTGTATTCCACACTATTAACGGTTTCCGGGTGGACTTAAATAGTGCGGCACAGCAGGACTCGTATCGACTGCCAAACGGCCGTTTGATCCAAGTAAAGCGACAGGTACCCCCGACACAGCAGCCGCCGGCGGCGTCCCCAATGGGTCTTCCGCCGGGCATTGTTATCCGACCAGCGCGACCTACGCATCCAGCTGTTGGTAGACAGAGCCAGGCCCAGGGCCTTGGCAGTAACATTGGCATCTACAATCCGCAAAATAATCAGCCACAAAGATCCCCTCAGATTGTACGGATCGGAAGCATGAATCCGGCAGCTGCATCCCAACAACAAGCCCCGCCATCAAACGTAAACGGAGGTCAGCCAGCAACGGCTGGACATCCAGGCCCGCCAGGGCCCAAGACTTCAACTCTGGTGCGCCGAGTATACCCCGATAATCCGATTGGACACGCGCGGAACCAATTGCAGGAACAAATTTTCAGTGCCATGGAGATCTGCACACATCTCACGGGTAAGGTGGTGTCCCTAACCCACTCGAATGCCTACAACCAGGTGCGCGGCTATATGGATCTCAAGGAGCTCTACATTCACATGTCGTATCTAATGACATATGCCATTGGACGTTTCAAGAACCTGCAGGAGAAGTGTTTGGTGGACATGCGCGAAATGGGATTCAAGAATGATGCAAATAGCTTGGAGAATGGTCAGCTGGCAGCTG CCGTGGACTATGTTTGCTATGGCCAGCTGGAGGACGTGGATCTGTTCAACAGGGGCTCCAACAGCTTTCACAATCAGGTCTACGAATACCGAAAGAGCTTGCACGCCAATCTAAAGGAGGGCGAGGACTGTGAGCCACTCCCACCTCTACTGCCACTGGGAGTTAGAGCCGAAGGCGATCCCATCGATGAGGATGAAACGGAATTGCCTGCGGAGACGACCATTGAGGATGGCAATGATGTTGAGGAGGTGGAAGACCTGGATTGCGATGATCAGGACGATTTGGATGACGATTTAGATGACGATGACTTGGACAACGAGGATTGTGGCGAACTGGGCACGGAGGAGAGCATGAATCGAAACGAACAGGCTCACGCCTATGACCGAAAGCTGACTCGACTACTCCGCGAATACCCATCAATCTGGTGCACTAGACACCCGGATTATGGAAAGAAGGAGGTCACTCTGAAGCAGTGGCGCGTAATAGCCACTCACTTTCCGCGCGGAGACGACATAAAACTCCGATGGAAGAATATTCGTAAGCGCTACGTTAGAATCGAAAGGCGTCTGAAGCAGGGAAAACGCTTCAAGGGCTACTTCGACAAAGCCACCAACTATTTGACCAACAGGGATCGACCTCGGAGCGAGTGGCTGGCCGTGGATTGCGGCGAGGACGACGGCGATGGTTTCGAGCGCAAGCAACTGGATGTGATCGAGAATACCATCGAAAACAAAGATCAGAAGAAGAGTAATTTGGGGAAAATCAAACCCAAGGGGGTCATTCCAATAGATGTGCGTGCCATTGACCTCCGTATCATAAACTTTGCCAAGAGCCATCCTGTCCTCTGGCGCAAATCCACCGATCCCGAGTTCAACAGCATTGATGAGCAAACCAGAACATCTCTCTGGCAGAATTTTTGGAGATCGGCTCCCA ACTATCCCTGCGAATATCTCGTGGAACGTTGGCAGCAGATGTATGAGATGTACAAGACATTCCGActgaaaaacataaaagatAAAAGAGCCTTTGCCAATTTGGAGCTCAAGTACTCAAAGTACTTGGCCAGCTTATACTTTCTGTACAAAATAGACGAACAGGATCTAAGAGATGAGTTTGAACCGCTGCAAGATTGCCTTCCCAACGGAACCGAAACGGTTGAAAAGCTTAAGGACATGCCAGATGATAAGCAGTTCGTCCAGCAACTGGTTCTGGCCATGCGGGCTTATCCCACGCTGTGGAACTCTCGACATGGGGATTACAGTGATGTGGCAGCCAGAGAGCGTCTATGGCCGGAGGTTGCTCGACGATTGCCTCGTTTTAAACGGGATGCAAAGGCCTGCAAGTTGCGCTGGCAGATGGCCAAGTTTGCCTACGAGTGCTATGGCAGAGAAATGGAGAGGCAAAGACCCAACGAGCGAAAGCTACAGAAATTGCGATCCAATTTCCCCCTGGAGGAGATGCGGtttcttaatatttaa
- the PI31 gene encoding proteasome inhibitor PI31 subunit yields the protein MEAAAKSGEFFYGWDLLYKTVQADVNKKADLLVALIHFLLTKHYSFRCVGIGDDKTLPEEEGSELLPDSWNDDDTKYSLRYVHDKVLYLLLGHITEDALLVNLMDINTKKVSNICLEPETLVAEVKGSIATLMPSASEIVDRYRKELLDPVFTGNSREVTTQTTAPRASGSDPLRIGEPRRPGSYMPGGFEPRPFGFPDIGRGDLDPLGRGGPGNLFAFPSRPNMGPGVGPLPRFDPFGPADPNVPGRGPNPDHMRPPNWDPDYYM from the exons ATGGAGGCGGCCGCCAAGAGTGGCGAGTTTTTTTACGGATGGGATCTGCTCTATAAGACGGTTCAGGCAGATGTCAACAAGAAAGCTGACCTCCTGGTTGCCCTCATCCACTTTCTCCTCACTAAGCACTACAGCTTCCGGTGCGTTGGTATTGGCGATGAT aaaaCATTGCCTGAAGAAGAGGGCAGCGAACTGCTGCCGGATAGCTGGAACGACGATGACACAAAATATTCCCTGCGCTACGTTCACGACAAGGTTCTCTATCTTTTGCTGGGCCACATTACCGAGGATGCGCTGCTTGTGAATCTGATGGACATAAATACCAAGAAGGTTTCAAACATTTGCCTTGAGCCCGAGACTCTGGTAGCTGAAGTCAAGGGTAGCATTGCCACTCTTATGCCAAGCGCTTCAGAGATTGTTGACCGGTACCGAAAGGAGCTCCTTGATCCGGTCTTTACGGGCAATTCGCGTGAGGTTACCACACAGACTACCGCTCCACGAGCCAGCGGATCGGATCCTCTTCGTATTGGCGAGCCCAGACGGCCCGG GTCCTACATGCCAGGAGGTTTCGAGCCTCGCCCTTTTGGCTTTCCGGACATCGGTCGTGGCGACTTGGATCCACTGGGTCGCGGTGGTCCTGGTAATCTTTTTGCGTTTCCCTCGCGCCCAAATATGGGCCCTGGAGTGGGACCGCTACCGCGATTTGATCCGTTCGGTCCCGCCGATCCTAATGTGCCAGGTCGTGGACCCAATCCAGATCATATGAGACCGCCGAATTGGGATCCCGATTATTACATGTGA